In the genome of Abyssalbus ytuae, the window TTTTACCCAATACACCACTTAACCATACTGCTGCAGTGAAAATAGCTACCTCAAAAAGCATTTGAAGAGCTGAAGGAAAACCAAGGCTAATTATTTTTTTTATCATGCTATTATGAATTATCCTGGTTAATCCCGAAACAAAAGGCCTGGCCTTACTATTCATTTTAAGTAAACTCCACAAAAACAAAAACATTATTGTTCTCGAAACCAAAGTTCCGATAGCTGCACCGATAATCCCCATTTGAGGGAAACCAAATTTTCCAAAAATAAGTAAATAATTTAAGAGGATATTTACTATGTTGGCTACAAGAGTGGCATACATAGGATACTTGGTTTGAGATAAACCATCGGAAAATTGTTTCAATGACTGAAACATTATCAATGGTATAAGCGAAAAAGCTACCAAATCAAGATATGGAATAGCCAATTCTACAACCTCTGGCGGTTGGTCCATATAGTACATCAAAGGTTTTGCCAATAAGATGAGTAAAAAAAGTGCTACTCCTAATATGGTACAAAGTAAAAGCCCGTGTTTAAAAGCGCTTCTTCCTTTTTCTACATTTCCTTCTGCATCCGCTTCTGCCGTAAGTGGAGTGATGGAAGTGGAAAATCCTATGCCTAACGACATTGCAATGAAAATAAAACTGTTTCCCAGTGAAACGGCGGCTAATTCTGCTGTTCCCAACTGCCCTACCATAATATTGTCTGCAAATGCCACAAAGGTATGGCCCAACATTCCCAGCATTACAGGGAATGCTAACTGAAGATTGTATTTAAACTCTTTAGTATAGTTAGCTAACAGCATGAATTA includes:
- a CDS encoding MATE family efflux transporter, encoding MLLANYTKEFKYNLQLAFPVMLGMLGHTFVAFADNIMVGQLGTAELAAVSLGNSFIFIAMSLGIGFSTSITPLTAEADAEGNVEKGRSAFKHGLLLCTILGVALFLLILLAKPLMYYMDQPPEVVELAIPYLDLVAFSLIPLIMFQSLKQFSDGLSQTKYPMYATLVANIVNILLNYLLIFGKFGFPQMGIIGAAIGTLVSRTIMFLFLWSLLKMNSKARPFVSGLTRIIHNSMIKKIISLGFPSALQMLFEVAIFTAAVWLSGVLGKNPQAANQIALNLASMTFMVATGLSVAAMVRVGNQKGLKDFFNLKRIALSIFFLALLIEIAFAVFFWIFNEWLPTIYLDENDISNQIDNFEVISIASKLLIIAAIFQISDGIQVVVLGALRGLQDVKIPTLITFISYWIIGFPVSYYLGLYTSLKSSGIWIGLLAGLTTAAVFLYIRFNFLTRKLLKT